CAGCAGGATAAGGAACATCAGTGATTCACCCCGAGTGAGTCGATTTTTCCTGGGTCGGCGACATCGTGCCATGGCAAAGGAAACTGGAGGTTGCCAGCAGGAGCCGGGGACGCCCGATCGTGGCGCGCATCACGCCATGCCTGTCGGATCAGGCGTTGGCAGCCTCACGCAGACGCTGGCTGATGACGGCCGAGACACCGTCGCCACGCATCGTCACGCCGTAGAGCGCGTCACCCACCTCCATCGTGCGCTTCTGGTGGGTGATCACCAGCAGCTGGGAGTTCTCGCGCAGCTCTTCGTAGATCTCGAGCAGCCGACCGAGGTTGGTGTCGTCGAGCGCCGCCTCGACCTCGTCGAGGATGTAGAACGGCGACGGGCGGGCCTTGAAGAGCGCGACCAGGAAGGCGACCGCGACCAGCGAGCGCTCGCCACCGGAGAGCAGCGAGAGCCGCTTGACCTTCTTGCCGGGCGGGCGAGCCTCGACCTCGATGCCGGTGGTCAGCATGTTGTCGGGGTCGGTGAGGATCAGCCGACCCTCGCCACCGGGGAACAGCCGGGAGAAGACGTGGTCGAACGCGACGCGGACGTCCTCCCACGCCTCGACGAAGACCTGCTCGACGCGGGCGTCGACCTCCTTGACGATGTCCAGGAGGTCCTTGCGGGTCTTCTTCAGGTCCTCGAGCTGCTCGGTGAGGAACTTGTGGCGCTCCTCCATGGCCGTGAACTCCTCGAGGGCGAGCGGGTTGACCCGGCCCAGCATCGCCAGCGCCCGCTCGGCCGTCTTGAGCCGCTTGGCCTGCTCCTCGCGCACGAACGAAGCGGGCTCGGGGGCCTCCTGCCCGTCTTCCAGCTCGCCCACGAACGGGATCAGGTTCGCCGGTCCGTAGTCGTTGATCAGGCCCTCGGCGTCGAGCCCGAGCTCCTCGAGCGCGCGCTCCTCGAGCTGCTCGATGCGCATGCGCTGCTGGGCGCGGGCCATCTCGTCGCGGTGCACCGAGTTGACCAGCTCGTCGTGCTCGCGACCGAGGTCGCGAAGCGTGGTGCGGATGGCGAGCAGCTCGTGCTCGCGTCCGGAACGGGCCTGCTCGACGGCGGTCCGCGCGTGGGCGGCCAGGTCGATGGAGCGCTCGAGCGCTGCAAGGGCAGCACGCACTCCGACCTGGACGGCCTCTGCGGCCCGACCTTCGCGGAGCAGCCGCTCGCGCCGCTCGGCGGCACGCTGGCGGGTCTCCCGCTCCTGACGGGCCTGGCGGAGCAGCGCGTCGGCGCGGCCGTGCAGTGCACGCGCCCGCTCCTCGGAGGTGCGCAGGGCGAGGCGTGCATCCATCTCGCCCTGACGGGCGGCACGGGCCGCCTCGATCAGCTGCTCGCGGACGCTGGTGTCGGGCTCCTCGTCGGGAGCATCCACCGCGGTCGCGAGCCGGGCCTCGAGCTCGGCCAGGCCCGCGGCGTCGCGGTCGCGCGCCTCCTCGGCCTTGGCGATGGCCTCCGCGATGCGCTCGGCCTCGGCACGTGCCGAACGGGACTGGGAACCGTACTGGCCCAGCTCCTCCGCGACGGCTGCCAGCGTGGCATCGGACTCGTGCAGCTTGGCGAGGGCGACATCCGCGCGCTTCTGCGCGTCGAGGCGCTCCGCCTCGAGCCGCGAGGTCTCGAAGACCAGGCGCTCGGACGCTGCGGTGGCCTCGGCGAGCTGGGCACTGGTGTCGTCGACGGCGGCCTGGATCTCGATCAGGCTGGGCTGCGCGGACGAGCCTCCGGCCGCGAAGTGCGCACCGAGCAGGTCCCCGTCGCGGGTGACCGCGGTGACGTCGGGCAGGCCCTCGACCAGTGCCTTCGCCGCAGCGAGGTCCTGCACGACGGCGATCTTGAAAAGGAGGCGTGCGAGCGCAGGGGTGAGACCGTCGGGGCACTCGACCACGTCGACGGCGTACGCCGCGCCGGACGGCAGGCTCGGCCAGTCGCCACGCGAGACGGCCGGGCCACCGCCGAGCACGATGCCGGCACGGCCCAGGTCGTCGGTCTTGAGGCGGCCGATGGCGCCGATCGCGGCATCGGCGTCAGCAACGGCGATCGCGTCAGCAGCGGATCCGAGGGCGGCAGCCACCGCGGCCTCGTGGCCGGGGCTGACCGTCAGGAGCGCGGCGACGGAGCCGAGCAGCCCGGAGACCGAGTCGGAGGCGGCGAGCAGCGCACCGACGCCGTCCTTGCGGTTGAGACCGATCTCCAGGGCCTCGCGACGGGCAGCCAGCGCGGAGCGCTCGCGCTCCAGCTCGGCTGCCTCGGACTGCATCTTGGCGAGTCGTTCCTCGAGGTCGTCGAGCACGCCCATGGCTGCCTCGTGCTCGGCGTCGAGGCCCTCCTCGCCGGCGTCGAGGCCGGCGACCTTGGTCTCCAGCGCGGTGAAGTCACGCTGGGCGCGCTCGGCCCGGGCGTTGGCGTCCTCACGGGCGAGGGTGAGGCGGCCGACCTCGTCGGCAGCGGCGGCGGCACGCGACTTGAGGGCGTTGACCTGACCGGTGAGCCGGGCCAGGCCCTCACGGCGGTCGGCAGCGGCCCGCTGGAGGCCGGCAATGCGGCGCTCCTCCTCGGCTGCTGCGTCCTCGGCACTCTTGCGCCAGGCGATCGCGTCATCCATGGCCACGCGGTGGCCGTCGACCTCGAGGGAGATGGCCTGCTCCTGGCCACGCGCACGCTCGGCGTCGGCCTCGAGCTGCTCGGGGTCGCGTCCGTTGTGGGTCGTCACCTCGGCCTGGCCAGCAGCGTTGCGCACCCGCTCGGACGCCAGTGACTGCGTGCCACGCAGCCGCTCGCGCAGCCCCGAGAGCGCGAACCAGGTCTCCTGGGCGCGCGACAGTGCGGGCAGGTCCTCACGCAGAGCGGCCTCGAGCGAGGCCTCGACCTCGCGAGCCTGCGCGATCGACGCCTCGACCTCGGCGCGACGCTGCACGAGCACGGTCTCGTCGGCCATCTCCTGCTCGAGCGAGGTGCGAGCGGTCACTAGGTCATCTGCGAGGAGGCGGGCGCGCGCGTCGCGGACGTCGGCCTGGACGGTGGCGGCCCGGCGGGCCACCTCGGCCTGGCGGCCCAGCGGCTTGAGCTGGCGGCGGATCTCGACCAGCAGG
This genomic interval from Nocardioides cavernaquae contains the following:
- the smc gene encoding chromosome segregation protein SMC, translating into MYLKSLTLKGFKSFASSTTLQLEPGITCIVGPNGSGKSNVVDALAWVMGEQGAKSLRGGKMEDVIFAGTAGRPPLGRAEVQLTIDNSDGALPIEYAEVTIARTMFRNGGSEYAINGQTCRLLDVQELLSDSGIGREMHVIVGQGQLDQILRATPEERRGFIEEAAGVLKHRKRKEKALRKLDSTEANLHRLNDLLVEIRRQLKPLGRQAEVARRAATVQADVRDARARLLADDLVTARTSLEQEMADETVLVQRRAEVEASIAQAREVEASLEAALREDLPALSRAQETWFALSGLRERLRGTQSLASERVRNAAGQAEVTTHNGRDPEQLEADAERARGQEQAISLEVDGHRVAMDDAIAWRKSAEDAAAEEERRIAGLQRAAADRREGLARLTGQVNALKSRAAAAADEVGRLTLAREDANARAERAQRDFTALETKVAGLDAGEEGLDAEHEAAMGVLDDLEERLAKMQSEAAELERERSALAARREALEIGLNRKDGVGALLAASDSVSGLLGSVAALLTVSPGHEAAVAAALGSAADAIAVADADAAIGAIGRLKTDDLGRAGIVLGGGPAVSRGDWPSLPSGAAYAVDVVECPDGLTPALARLLFKIAVVQDLAAAKALVEGLPDVTAVTRDGDLLGAHFAAGGSSAQPSLIEIQAAVDDTSAQLAEATAASERLVFETSRLEAERLDAQKRADVALAKLHESDATLAAVAEELGQYGSQSRSARAEAERIAEAIAKAEEARDRDAAGLAELEARLATAVDAPDEEPDTSVREQLIEAARAARQGEMDARLALRTSEERARALHGRADALLRQARQERETRQRAAERRERLLREGRAAEAVQVGVRAALAALERSIDLAAHARTAVEQARSGREHELLAIRTTLRDLGREHDELVNSVHRDEMARAQQRMRIEQLEERALEELGLDAEGLINDYGPANLIPFVGELEDGQEAPEPASFVREEQAKRLKTAERALAMLGRVNPLALEEFTAMEERHKFLTEQLEDLKKTRKDLLDIVKEVDARVEQVFVEAWEDVRVAFDHVFSRLFPGGEGRLILTDPDNMLTTGIEVEARPPGKKVKRLSLLSGGERSLVAVAFLVALFKARPSPFYILDEVEAALDDTNLGRLLEIYEELRENSQLLVITHQKRTMEVGDALYGVTMRGDGVSAVISQRLREAANA